The uncultured Ilyobacter sp. genome has a segment encoding these proteins:
- a CDS encoding MotA/TolQ/ExbB proton channel family protein: MEWIQNGGILMYFIVAMSVIGLSVVIEKIIYFASKEKGNFDDIKWNVKEYIEKGDYTGAFALLEKHDCSTYKVLKELLLQCTKNQDCNIVHMEEKAREVGLAQLPRLERGMWLLGIVAHTTPLLGLLGTVTGMIQAFHAIASYGTGDPSVLAEGISKALITTAGGLTVAIPAVIFYNYFNKRIDTVINNMEKSSVEMINFFRK, encoded by the coding sequence ATGGAGTGGATACAAAACGGCGGGATACTCATGTATTTTATAGTTGCCATGTCAGTGATCGGATTATCAGTTGTAATAGAAAAGATTATTTATTTTGCATCAAAAGAGAAGGGGAATTTTGATGATATAAAATGGAATGTGAAAGAGTATATAGAAAAAGGTGACTATACAGGAGCCTTTGCACTTCTTGAAAAACATGATTGTTCTACCTATAAAGTTCTAAAAGAACTCCTCCTTCAGTGTACTAAAAACCAAGATTGCAATATAGTTCACATGGAAGAAAAGGCCAGAGAGGTAGGACTTGCACAGCTTCCAAGGCTTGAAAGAGGAATGTGGTTATTAGGGATAGTAGCTCATACCACTCCGCTTCTAGGACTATTAGGTACAGTTACAGGAATGATACAGGCTTTCCATGCAATAGCCTCTTACGGAACGGGAGACCCTTCAGTTCTTGCTGAAGGAATATCCAAGGCTCTTATAACAACAGCAGGGGGACTAACTGTGGCAATACCGGCAGTAATTTTCTATAACTATTTTAACAAAAGGATAGACACTGTAATAAATAATATGGAAAAGTCTAGTGTTGAAATGATCAACTTTTTCAGAAAGTAG
- a CDS encoding NAD(P)H-dependent glycerol-3-phosphate dehydrogenase encodes MDKIVVMGAGSWGTALAVLLAEKGYPVTLWEYQKERAEKLQAERENPMYLKGIRFPDTLSVTSGLDALLEGAQCVVFSVPSQVLRGVIGSIAPQITKDIILVNTAKGLEVSTGMRLSEVMKDEVMGKFHKNIVVLSGPTHAEEVANKIPSTIVAAGNLENAKKIQEIFNTGTFRVYINEDIIGVEIGGAVKNCLAIAAGMADGMEFGDNTKAALITRGIAEITRFGVELGAKEKTFSGLSGIGDLIVTCASKHSRNRHVGDKLGKGMKLQAILDEMLMVAEGVPTVKAVYEKSKSYKVSMPILDAVYKVLYEDANAKEMVKKLMERDLKEEFY; translated from the coding sequence ATGGACAAAATTGTTGTAATGGGCGCAGGAAGCTGGGGAACGGCTTTGGCGGTATTATTGGCTGAGAAGGGGTATCCAGTTACTTTGTGGGAATATCAAAAGGAAAGAGCGGAAAAACTTCAGGCGGAAAGAGAAAATCCAATGTACCTGAAAGGAATAAGGTTTCCTGATACCTTAAGTGTAACTTCCGGGTTAGATGCTTTATTAGAAGGGGCCCAGTGTGTTGTTTTTTCAGTTCCTTCCCAGGTACTTAGGGGGGTAATCGGAAGTATAGCTCCTCAGATAACCAAAGATATAATCCTTGTAAATACTGCTAAGGGTTTGGAAGTTTCAACAGGGATGAGACTTTCAGAGGTTATGAAAGATGAGGTAATGGGAAAATTCCATAAAAATATAGTTGTGCTGTCAGGGCCTACTCATGCAGAAGAGGTAGCCAATAAGATACCTTCTACCATTGTAGCGGCTGGGAATCTTGAAAATGCAAAAAAAATACAGGAAATATTTAATACGGGAACTTTTAGAGTGTACATCAATGAGGATATAATAGGTGTAGAAATAGGAGGAGCAGTAAAAAACTGTCTGGCTATCGCAGCTGGAATGGCAGACGGAATGGAGTTTGGAGACAATACCAAAGCTGCCCTTATAACCAGAGGGATTGCAGAGATAACAAGATTTGGAGTAGAACTTGGGGCAAAGGAAAAAACCTTCAGCGGACTCAGTGGTATAGGGGACCTTATTGTTACCTGCGCTAGTAAACACAGCAGAAACAGACACGTAGGGGATAAACTTGGAAAAGGTATGAAGCTCCAGGCCATACTAGATGAGATGCTCATGGTAGCCGAAGGGGTGCCGACAGTGAAGGCTGTCTATGAAAAGTCTAAATCCTACAAGGTATCTATGCCTATCCTTGACGCTGTGTACAAGGTACTTTATGAGGATGCCAATGCCAAAGAGATGGTAAAGAAACTAATGGAAAGAGACCTAAAAGAGGAATTTTATTAA
- the plsY gene encoding glycerol-3-phosphate 1-O-acyltransferase PlsY — MFKFIFFAVLAYVMGSIPTGVIIGKKLKGIDIREHGSKNSGATNAYRVLGARYGVMVLAADAAKGFFPVMFADLAGVKGTFLILVGLITIMGHSLSIFLKFKGGKGVATSLGVFLYLVPQIMLVTIGVFVIVAYFSKYVSLASVTCAALLPILTLIMPIRESLIRVELFIMTFLIGAFVIYRHRTNISRLMNGSENKFKFK; from the coding sequence ATGTTTAAATTTATATTTTTTGCAGTTTTGGCATATGTTATGGGATCAATACCAACAGGTGTTATAATAGGAAAAAAACTGAAGGGCATAGACATAAGAGAGCACGGAAGTAAAAACTCAGGGGCCACAAACGCTTACAGAGTTCTAGGTGCTAGGTATGGAGTAATGGTGCTGGCGGCAGATGCAGCCAAGGGTTTTTTTCCGGTTATGTTTGCAGACCTTGCAGGGGTTAAGGGGACTTTTCTGATATTGGTAGGTCTAATAACTATAATGGGACATTCTCTGTCAATTTTTCTAAAATTCAAGGGTGGTAAAGGTGTGGCTACGAGTTTGGGGGTGTTTCTTTATCTTGTTCCACAGATTATGCTTGTGACCATAGGGGTCTTTGTTATAGTGGCATACTTTAGCAAGTATGTATCTCTCGCATCTGTTACCTGTGCAGCACTGCTGCCGATACTTACTCTTATCATGCCCATAAGAGAGTCCCTTATAAGGGTAGAACTTTTCATTATGACATTTTTGATAGGTGCGTTTGTGATATACAGACACAGAACAAATATATCTAGGCTTATGAACGGAAGCGAAAACAAATTTAAATTTAAATAG
- the rlmD gene encoding 23S rRNA (uracil(1939)-C(5))-methyltransferase RlmD: protein MVLKKDQIIELDIEKLIFGGEGLGYFEKMAVFVPMSVPGDRVRVKIISLKKSYARGIIEAIIKPGEERAADKDKVTFEDFHGCDFGMLRYESQLKYKKEMVEDVLKKIGKLENFEIYDTIGSDSPKYYRNKVIEPFAFKDGRVISGFFKKKSHEVFEVPENMLQSKLANRIIKELKEILNKKRIPVYDEKRHRGILRHVMVRTNSFDEAMVVLVVKGEPAKNLKKILFDLRDRCPEIKSAYISINDKKTNVALGDEDIYVYGDEALKEELFGIKFNISPKSFFQINLEQTKKLYETAVSYFDDVNNKKIVDAYSGTGTIAMILSRWAKKVFAIEMVKSATLDAKKTSIENEIKNIDFINGKVESKLEELLEKKEKIDAIIFDPPRKGIEESVLHSVAKTGINEIVYISCNPSTFARDANVLNEIGYDLLKVQPVDMFPQTSHIEVVGKFVKRT from the coding sequence ATGGTGTTAAAAAAAGATCAGATAATTGAGCTGGATATAGAAAAGCTTATTTTTGGAGGAGAGGGACTGGGTTATTTTGAAAAAATGGCTGTGTTTGTTCCTATGTCTGTACCTGGAGACAGGGTGAGAGTTAAAATTATATCCCTGAAGAAGAGTTATGCCAGGGGGATTATAGAGGCGATAATAAAACCAGGTGAAGAAAGAGCAGCAGATAAAGACAAAGTTACATTTGAAGATTTCCATGGATGCGACTTCGGTATGCTGAGGTATGAAAGCCAGCTGAAATATAAAAAAGAGATGGTAGAAGACGTATTAAAAAAAATAGGCAAACTGGAAAATTTTGAAATCTACGATACGATAGGAAGTGATTCCCCTAAGTATTACAGAAATAAGGTAATAGAGCCTTTTGCCTTTAAAGATGGGAGGGTAATCTCAGGTTTCTTTAAGAAAAAATCTCACGAAGTTTTTGAGGTACCTGAAAATATGCTTCAGTCAAAGCTTGCTAATAGAATAATAAAAGAGCTGAAGGAAATACTTAATAAAAAAAGAATACCTGTCTATGACGAGAAAAGGCACAGAGGAATCTTAAGACATGTCATGGTGAGAACCAATTCTTTTGATGAAGCCATGGTGGTACTTGTTGTGAAAGGGGAGCCTGCCAAAAATTTAAAAAAGATTTTATTTGATCTGAGAGACCGGTGTCCTGAGATAAAATCTGCGTATATATCCATAAATGATAAGAAAACCAATGTGGCCCTTGGAGATGAAGATATCTATGTATACGGAGACGAAGCCTTAAAAGAGGAGCTTTTTGGTATAAAATTCAATATATCTCCCAAATCTTTTTTTCAGATAAATCTGGAACAGACAAAAAAACTTTATGAAACGGCCGTTTCCTATTTTGATGACGTAAATAATAAAAAGATAGTAGATGCTTATTCTGGGACAGGTACAATAGCTATGATACTTTCCCGTTGGGCGAAAAAAGTATTTGCCATAGAGATGGTTAAATCTGCCACTTTAGATGCAAAAAAAACAAGTATAGAAAATGAAATTAAAAATATTGATTTTATAAACGGAAAAGTGGAAAGCAAACTAGAAGAACTTCTCGAGAAAAAAGAAAAAATAGATGCCATTATTTTTGACCCACCTAGAAAGGGGATAGAGGAAAGCGTCCTTCACAGTGTTGCAAAAACCGGAATAAATGAGATAGTTTACATATCGTGCAATCCTTCTACATTTGCAAGGGATGCCAATGTTTTAAATGAAATAGGTTACGATCTTTTGAAGGTACAGCCTGTAGACATGTTTCCTCAAACGAGCCATATAGAGGTTGTGGGGAAATTTGTAAAAAGAACTTAG
- a CDS encoding energy transducer TonB, translated as MEKNDIRSLGISLILNLFIILLLPGIRETVVDTAKISVGFIELKDENKKVPPKKTEKESVEKTIPQVKKEIKVEKENLNPVKKKKIEPVKIENPDFEIDSLLAADKSLVERTVVIKKDTLNNKAAPQVETSEKLEVTDGELKGQEKLKEIEQKNIKSVLSEKEITGSFSSEEKGKEMEFTLLSPDSDKIDGLPKGHKMGFADGDITAKWDSANREPIYPQTALERGLSGVVKLKIDIGIDGRINSLIVEKGSGIPEINRAIEEVVRTWKIYLTKNGLSVKGTVLLEYRFNLVRGE; from the coding sequence ATGGAAAAAAATGATATTCGTAGTCTTGGGATATCGCTGATTCTGAATCTTTTCATCATATTACTTCTACCTGGAATCCGTGAAACAGTAGTGGATACAGCTAAAATAAGCGTGGGATTTATAGAACTAAAGGATGAAAATAAAAAGGTTCCCCCCAAGAAAACAGAAAAAGAGTCAGTGGAAAAAACTATTCCTCAGGTTAAAAAGGAGATAAAGGTAGAGAAAGAAAACTTAAATCCTGTGAAGAAAAAAAAGATCGAGCCTGTGAAAATAGAAAATCCAGATTTTGAAATAGACTCTCTACTGGCAGCAGATAAATCTTTGGTGGAGAGAACAGTAGTCATAAAAAAGGATACCTTGAATAACAAGGCAGCTCCCCAGGTAGAAACAAGTGAAAAACTTGAAGTAACAGATGGAGAGCTGAAAGGTCAGGAGAAGCTAAAGGAGATAGAGCAAAAGAATATAAAGAGTGTCCTAAGTGAGAAAGAGATAACTGGGAGTTTCTCATCTGAAGAAAAGGGAAAAGAGATGGAATTTACATTGCTGTCTCCAGATTCAGATAAGATAGATGGCCTTCCAAAGGGTCATAAGATGGGATTTGCAGATGGAGATATAACTGCTAAATGGGACAGTGCCAACAGAGAACCGATCTATCCTCAAACAGCTTTGGAAAGAGGACTTTCAGGGGTTGTAAAGCTTAAAATTGATATCGGAATTGACGGCAGAATAAACTCACTGATTGTAGAAAAGGGAAGTGGAATTCCTGAGATCAACAGGGCTATAGAAGAGGTAGTAAGAACATGGAAGATATATTTGACGAAAAATGGTCTCAGCGTAAAGGGGACAGTTTTACTAGAATATAGATTTAATCTAGTCAGGGGAGAGTAG
- the dnaN gene encoding DNA polymerase III subunit beta yields the protein MNIKVDRQEFLKTLRIVEKAISENKIRPIISCVYLEAQEDGKIVLRGTNLELTITSFMDGEVQQKGKAVFSYQLVEEYLKEITDKEINLVVKEGLLIIETSDSSSEFSVMDPEEYPRIKDSIEGAGIVFSREKLAEMLEKTKFSASTSTDNLSINCVRVEIGDKKVKVVATDTYRLVYLEDDIEYDGSLKVSIPLTTVEALIKTLRTLDEENVEFKFEENQVFFKVGSSMVLSRVIDLPFPDYNGIMKSVSHNKKISVDTEEFSKILRRVQIFVKNNSESKYSAIFSLEAGSFYVSGVSETAKVNEHIEVEQEGEDVKISLNVKFLLDFIQQLDKNDRLIIDLLTSNSAIQLKNSKDEKYLYIAMPLALRD from the coding sequence TTGAATATCAAGGTAGACAGACAGGAGTTTTTAAAGACTCTTAGGATAGTTGAAAAAGCCATATCCGAAAATAAAATAAGACCTATAATTTCTTGTGTGTACTTAGAGGCACAGGAAGACGGGAAAATTGTACTAAGAGGTACGAATCTTGAACTTACTATAACATCTTTTATGGATGGAGAGGTTCAGCAAAAGGGAAAAGCGGTATTTTCATACCAACTGGTGGAAGAATACCTTAAGGAAATAACTGACAAGGAAATAAATTTAGTGGTGAAGGAGGGCCTTCTTATTATAGAGACCTCTGATTCATCGTCTGAATTTTCTGTAATGGATCCTGAAGAGTATCCCAGGATAAAGGATAGTATAGAGGGAGCCGGTATAGTTTTTTCTAGAGAAAAACTTGCTGAAATGCTTGAAAAAACAAAGTTTAGTGCCTCTACCTCTACTGATAATTTGTCTATAAATTGCGTGAGAGTGGAAATAGGAGATAAAAAGGTAAAGGTTGTAGCCACTGACACTTATCGTCTGGTATATTTAGAGGATGATATAGAGTATGATGGTTCTCTCAAAGTTAGCATCCCACTGACTACAGTAGAGGCTTTGATAAAGACCCTTAGAACTTTAGATGAAGAAAATGTAGAATTTAAATTTGAAGAAAATCAGGTTTTCTTTAAAGTGGGTAGTTCAATGGTTTTGAGCAGAGTAATAGATCTACCATTTCCAGATTATAATGGGATAATGAAATCTGTGTCTCACAATAAAAAAATATCGGTGGATACTGAAGAATTTTCTAAAATATTGAGAAGAGTCCAGATATTTGTAAAAAATAACAGTGAATCTAAATACAGTGCAATATTTAGTCTAGAGGCCGGAAGCTTTTATGTAAGCGGAGTGTCGGAAACTGCAAAAGTGAATGAGCATATAGAGGTAGAGCAGGAGGGGGAGGATGTAAAAATTTCCCTAAATGTAAAATTCCTTTTGGATTTTATACAACAGCTGGATAAAAATGACAGGTTAATAATTGATCTTTTAACTTCAAATAGTGCCATACAACTTAAAAACAGTAAAGATGAAAAATATTTATATATAGCTATGCCTTTAGCCCTAAGAGATTAA
- a CDS encoding DUF116 domain-containing protein, translated as MVKNLLLKIAYTFYYFAYIVAKKFNKNRCENNCVSRSFIKFNNRLAIERSKKVEIEKIALLLPHCIQNYSCPYKITSDIGNCRECGLCKIGEISKFVKRKNAMVKIATGGTLARLFLKNEKPDFVVAVACERDLVAGIYDSFPMMVYGIFNKLENGPCMNTDVSLEEIKKIFDLVGKK; from the coding sequence ATGGTCAAAAATTTACTGTTGAAAATAGCTTATACATTTTATTATTTTGCCTATATTGTGGCGAAAAAATTTAACAAAAACAGATGTGAAAATAATTGTGTTTCAAGGAGTTTTATAAAGTTTAATAACAGACTGGCTATAGAGAGAAGTAAGAAGGTAGAGATAGAAAAAATAGCTCTTCTCCTTCCTCACTGTATTCAAAATTATTCGTGTCCCTATAAGATAACTTCTGATATAGGAAACTGCAGGGAGTGCGGACTGTGCAAAATAGGTGAGATATCTAAATTTGTAAAGAGAAAAAATGCCATGGTAAAAATAGCTACAGGGGGTACTTTGGCAAGGCTTTTTTTGAAAAATGAAAAACCAGATTTTGTAGTGGCGGTAGCGTGTGAAAGGGATCTTGTTGCAGGGATATATGATTCTTTTCCTATGATGGTTTACGGAATATTCAATAAACTTGAAAATGGGCCATGCATGAACACAGATGTCTCTTTAGAAGAGATAAAAAAAATTTTTGATTTAGTTGGAAAAAAATAG
- a CDS encoding biopolymer transporter ExbD, with the protein MRLKRMTRRNSGNMILELTPLIDVVFLLLIFFMVATTFEDLSGIKIDLPQSTIKEIKEVKEIQILIDEDSELYLNYREASKSKKSMKVTLENLKEELGEKLLNSSEKNVIITADKKLDYGFIVEIMTIAKEAGASSLDIDTAVAK; encoded by the coding sequence ATGAGATTGAAGAGAATGACCAGAAGAAACAGCGGCAACATGATTTTAGAACTTACGCCTCTTATTGACGTAGTGTTCCTCCTTCTTATATTCTTTATGGTGGCCACTACTTTTGAAGATTTGAGCGGAATAAAAATAGACCTTCCTCAGTCTACGATAAAAGAGATCAAAGAGGTCAAGGAGATACAGATATTAATAGATGAAGACAGCGAACTATATCTCAACTACAGAGAGGCTTCTAAATCTAAAAAGAGTATGAAGGTTACTCTTGAAAATCTGAAAGAGGAACTAGGAGAAAAACTTTTGAACAGCAGTGAGAAAAATGTAATAATAACTGCTGATAAAAAACTTGATTATGGTTTCATAGTGGAAATAATGACAATAGCCAAAGAAGCAGGAGCCAGTTCTCTAGATATAGATACAGCTGTTGCAAAGTAG
- a CDS encoding RNA polymerase sigma factor RpoD/SigA — protein MEKERDLVSLYLEDIRSYDILTKEEELDLLIRAKSGCEDAKHKLILSNLRLVVNIAKSYVHKGMGFIDLISEGNFGLMHAIEKFDVDKGFRFSTYAVWWIKQSISKAIISKGREIRIPSYKHDLLNKVNKFIMGFVMKNSVYPNIEDIAFGLDISPKKVQKVMLEFQDLLSLNASIGDDIFLEDTISQPDEESLEDEVLGEIGRNEINDILEVLKPREKEILKLRYGLDGYEIHTLEEIGKSFNITRERVRQIEKKTLQKLRNKFSEELKPYLFK, from the coding sequence ATGGAAAAAGAAAGAGATTTAGTTTCACTTTATCTTGAGGATATCCGTAGTTATGACATTTTAACGAAAGAAGAGGAGTTAGACCTTTTAATAAGGGCTAAGAGCGGCTGTGAAGATGCTAAGCACAAACTCATTCTTTCTAATTTAAGATTGGTTGTTAATATAGCTAAAAGTTACGTCCATAAAGGAATGGGTTTTATTGACCTGATAAGTGAGGGTAATTTTGGACTCATGCATGCTATAGAAAAATTTGATGTAGATAAAGGTTTTAGGTTTTCTACTTATGCTGTCTGGTGGATAAAACAGTCTATAAGTAAGGCTATCATAAGCAAGGGAAGAGAGATAAGAATTCCTTCATATAAGCACGATCTTTTAAACAAGGTAAATAAATTTATAATGGGATTTGTGATGAAAAATAGTGTTTATCCAAATATAGAGGATATAGCATTCGGATTAGACATCAGTCCTAAAAAGGTTCAGAAAGTCATGCTTGAGTTCCAAGATCTTTTGTCTCTAAATGCGTCGATCGGGGACGACATTTTCCTAGAAGATACAATCAGCCAGCCTGATGAGGAATCTCTAGAAGATGAAGTATTAGGAGAGATAGGAAGAAATGAGATAAATGATATATTAGAAGTGCTAAAACCCCGTGAGAAGGAGATATTAAAACTGAGATATGGACTTGACGGTTATGAGATACACACCCTAGAGGAGATAGGGAAGAGTTTTAATATAACCAGAGAGAGAGTTAGACAGATAGAGAAAAAGACACTTCAAAAACTTCGTAATAAGTTTAGTGAAGAGTTGAAACCATATCTTTTTAAATAA
- a CDS encoding tetratricopeptide repeat protein — MKKKLTIMAFLIVLNTMSFAGEKEDIKYIDELYRSKNYKVAVLELEGFLKNYPKSKYVKTIQERLAKTYFMEKNHEKSKKYFDILLANYRLKRIEKDEFYYYQTVNCAYLGNFDDAIAYQKNLDVKSDYYDKAVYELGKEYYNSGGYNKAQIELSRLLSSKGEYYAKGVLYLALSSYNNEQYVKSIVYLDEYYKGTEKDKNYPLMNYIYGSCYYKMDDIAKAEGYFKEVAEKYPEDTYAQRSLLSLVSIYRDMKNETEMMSAVSKLKEGKEADTAYKLVAEYNLNKGDYSNSARYYEKIVSGSDDPSVIYGYAYSLFKKGEKTKSLNYFKNLKETEYEDDALYYSAFINYEKNRYKDVLELTKDLDGREVKPLYNENLYLMMASSAYETGKYKLSRDYYMKVYEKSYRKDELYKIIVVNSKIGDMKDLKIRFDEYRKTFVRDQQYKKDVYLAVGASYYAAGDISKAQSVYEEYLRSSRDEEILGNLIAILLNEKQYEKMSKYLNMQNSSPENTYLKGIVSLGMMRYQDAESYFKKAAESGNSEIKEKAQYNLLKTYFSWEKYSEAVETGESYLGKGYGKNKGDVLDKIALSYFRMGEYEKSRESYEKLEGIEGYSDYALFQTGESFYSQGEYKEASKIYREIYNKDPKGKYAEDSLYWEINSLYNLEEFELLKKSSSEFLKNYKKSTYRGNVMLFSADANMASEDFQGAIATYKELYGTTEDENLKGNSASKLTEIYYKGNSLDDALLWADKIPVKNKASYWKAITYDKKGEVDLAHAEYKKLLEDEKYKDRVAFNLANYYFKKENYTESKKYYEIVDRSSESQYKDTAAFQLGVIYEKEEDFNNALRMFTKVNLLYEDSPLKESSVIKIAVVYESMGDEKEAKKSYNEFLEQYKESKFKDFVLEKLISMNLKEENKEEAFSYYEELKEKSPEKSKKYIEYFEEGEKQ, encoded by the coding sequence ATGAAAAAAAAGCTGACAATCATGGCTTTTCTGATTGTTCTTAATACCATGTCTTTTGCAGGGGAAAAAGAGGACATAAAGTATATAGATGAACTGTATAGGAGCAAAAATTATAAGGTTGCAGTTCTTGAATTGGAAGGTTTTCTAAAAAATTACCCTAAATCCAAATATGTAAAAACAATACAGGAAAGACTTGCCAAAACCTATTTTATGGAAAAAAATCATGAAAAATCCAAAAAGTATTTTGATATTCTTTTGGCAAACTACAGGCTAAAAAGGATAGAAAAAGATGAGTTCTATTACTATCAGACAGTAAACTGTGCATATCTAGGGAACTTTGATGATGCCATAGCCTATCAGAAAAATCTTGATGTGAAAAGTGACTATTATGACAAAGCCGTCTATGAGCTGGGGAAAGAGTATTATAACTCCGGGGGATATAATAAGGCCCAGATAGAACTGTCTAGGCTCCTAAGCAGCAAAGGGGAGTATTATGCTAAGGGGGTATTATATCTCGCCCTGTCATCTTATAACAACGAACAGTATGTCAAGAGTATCGTCTATCTTGATGAATATTATAAGGGAACTGAAAAAGATAAAAACTACCCCCTTATGAATTACATATACGGGTCATGTTACTATAAGATGGATGATATAGCAAAAGCAGAAGGGTATTTTAAAGAGGTGGCAGAAAAATACCCAGAAGATACTTATGCGCAGCGTAGTCTTCTTTCTCTGGTGTCTATATACAGGGATATGAAAAATGAAACTGAAATGATGAGTGCTGTATCTAAACTAAAAGAGGGGAAGGAAGCCGATACTGCATATAAACTTGTGGCAGAATATAACCTAAACAAGGGAGATTATTCTAATTCTGCAAGATATTATGAAAAAATAGTTTCTGGGTCAGATGACCCCAGTGTAATTTACGGGTATGCTTATTCTTTATTTAAAAAAGGTGAAAAAACCAAGTCCCTGAATTACTTTAAAAATCTCAAAGAAACTGAATACGAAGATGATGCACTTTATTACTCGGCATTTATAAATTATGAAAAAAATAGATATAAAGATGTTTTAGAACTGACCAAAGATTTAGATGGCAGGGAAGTTAAACCTCTATACAACGAAAATCTGTATCTTATGATGGCTAGTTCTGCCTATGAAACTGGTAAATATAAGCTGTCAAGAGATTATTATATGAAAGTCTATGAAAAATCCTATAGAAAAGATGAACTCTATAAAATTATCGTAGTAAACAGTAAGATAGGAGACATGAAAGACCTTAAGATACGTTTTGATGAGTACAGAAAAACTTTTGTAAGGGATCAGCAGTATAAAAAAGATGTCTATCTGGCTGTAGGGGCTTCTTATTACGCTGCAGGGGATATATCTAAGGCTCAAAGTGTCTATGAAGAATATTTAAGAAGCAGCAGAGATGAGGAGATACTAGGAAACCTGATAGCCATACTCTTAAATGAAAAACAGTATGAAAAGATGTCAAAATATCTTAATATGCAAAATTCATCTCCTGAAAATACATATCTTAAGGGGATAGTGTCTCTTGGTATGATGAGATATCAGGATGCCGAAAGCTACTTTAAAAAAGCAGCTGAATCTGGAAACAGTGAGATAAAAGAAAAAGCCCAGTATAATCTCCTGAAAACCTATTTTTCCTGGGAAAAGTATTCTGAAGCTGTGGAAACCGGTGAAAGTTACCTAGGAAAAGGGTATGGAAAAAATAAGGGAGACGTTTTGGATAAAATAGCTCTATCTTACTTTAGGATGGGAGAGTATGAAAAAAGCAGGGAAAGTTATGAAAAGCTCGAGGGTATAGAGGGCTACAGTGACTATGCATTGTTCCAGACTGGAGAAAGTTTTTATAGCCAAGGTGAATATAAAGAGGCCTCTAAGATCTATAGAGAGATCTACAATAAAGATCCAAAAGGAAAATATGCCGAGGACTCGTTATACTGGGAAATAAATTCACTTTATAACCTAGAGGAGTTTGAGCTTTTGAAGAAAAGTTCATCGGAATTTCTGAAGAATTATAAGAAAAGTACCTATAGAGGAAATGTTATGCTTTTTAGTGCAGACGCAAATATGGCTTCTGAAGATTTCCAAGGTGCAATTGCTACTTATAAAGAGCTTTACGGTACTACAGAGGATGAAAATCTAAAGGGGAATTCTGCCTCTAAACTGACTGAGATTTATTATAAAGGCAACAGCCTTGATGATGCACTCTTATGGGCAGATAAGATTCCTGTAAAAAACAAGGCAAGTTACTGGAAGGCGATCACCTATGACAAAAAAGGTGAGGTGGATTTGGCTCATGCTGAATACAAGAAACTTCTTGAAGATGAAAAATACAAGGACAGGGTGGCATTTAACCTGGCAAATTATTATTTTAAAAAAGAAAATTACACAGAGTCAAAAAAGTACTATGAAATAGTAGATAGAAGCAGTGAAAGTCAGTATAAGGATACTGCGGCATTTCAATTAGGAGTTATATACGAAAAAGAAGAAGATTTTAACAATGCCCTTAGAATGTTTACCAAGGTAAATCTTTTGTACGAAGACAGCCCTCTGAAGGAATCCTCAGTAATAAAGATTGCTGTTGTTTATGAATCCATGGGAGATGAAAAAGAGGCAAAGAAAAGTTATAATGAGTTTTTAGAACAATATAAAGAGTCCAAGTTTAAAGATTTTGTACTAGAAAAGCTAATCAGTATGAATTTGAAAGAGGAAAATAAAGAGGAAGCTTTCTCATATTATGAGGAGCTCAAGGAAAAATCACCTGAGAAGTCAAAAAAGTATATTGAATATTTTGAGGAGGGGGAAAAACAGTGA